From Fibrobacter sp. UWR3, one genomic window encodes:
- a CDS encoding AgmX/PglI C-terminal domain-containing protein, with protein MKPKKQTTEEFVASLMPDSDKRLGRISGVSLLVALALSFWATTYEVIIDDMMFEKTSSLEIETKIDIADKKEEKKQEKKQDKKPKDIAKKNNRPGGGKPKNQGKPNAPKTRGVLKELASMTKNASASAYNLMNDQKFARDIDKILKNTNGLQTTGKTHIGVRAGKVDGAFNEAVASGGGGGIDGALGNLFGGSGGGINTKSMKGNMKTPSVRDIDLGAGNSSRSASDIMKVVRTRTPGLRHIYNKYLKKKPGLEGKVTLKFTIAPGGEVISIAVVSSTTGIGEFDGEIKNAVGRWTFSKVKSGNTTVTIPFTFTE; from the coding sequence ATGAAACCGAAAAAACAGACCACGGAAGAATTCGTGGCTTCGCTCATGCCTGATTCCGACAAGCGGCTCGGACGCATCTCCGGCGTCTCGCTTCTTGTCGCGCTCGCTCTGAGTTTCTGGGCCACGACATACGAGGTTATTATCGACGATATGATGTTCGAGAAAACCTCCAGTTTGGAAATCGAAACGAAAATCGACATCGCCGATAAGAAAGAAGAAAAAAAGCAGGAAAAGAAACAGGATAAGAAACCGAAAGACATCGCAAAAAAGAACAACAGGCCCGGCGGTGGCAAGCCCAAGAATCAGGGGAAACCGAACGCGCCCAAGACAAGGGGCGTCCTCAAGGAACTCGCGTCAATGACCAAGAACGCGTCAGCTTCGGCATACAACCTCATGAACGACCAGAAGTTCGCGAGAGACATAGATAAAATCCTCAAGAACACGAACGGCTTGCAGACTACGGGAAAAACGCATATTGGCGTGAGGGCCGGAAAGGTCGATGGAGCCTTTAACGAGGCTGTCGCTTCTGGGGGTGGCGGCGGAATCGATGGGGCGCTCGGAAACCTGTTCGGCGGTTCGGGTGGTGGAATCAATACGAAGTCCATGAAGGGAAATATGAAGACCCCTTCCGTGCGCGATATCGACCTGGGTGCAGGGAACTCCTCGCGATCTGCCTCCGATATCATGAAGGTCGTTCGCACACGTACACCCGGACTACGCCATATCTACAATAAGTACCTGAAGAAAAAACCGGGCTTGGAAGGCAAGGTGACGCTCAAGTTCACGATTGCCCCGGGCGGCGAGGTGATCAGCATCGCGGTTGTCTCGTCCACTACGGGTATCGGCGAATTCGATGGCGAAATCAAGAATGCTGTCGGTCGCTGGACATTCAGCAAGGTCAAATCTGGAAACACCACGGTGACCATTCCGTTCACGTTCACCGAATAA
- the alr gene encoding alanine racemase gives MKLLPTPPDLNRIARPNWIEINLDALCNNIQFIRSQIPANTKILLPVKADSYGHGSLACSFAAKFGGADYLGVAHISEGMLLRQYGMDLPILVLGPCTPADFAYFVEFQLTAAITDIRTAMAFDQFLSETGTTCKAHLAIDTGMNRYGFDAEDFNNIRAALSLKSLKFEGMFTHLATADMPGNPKTDIQIQRFTRLVDVLEAEGLRPEICHCSSSAGTLTRPESHFDMVRPGLALYGYNCMGAAPSPWPIKPVMKIKSTIRHIHDVKPGETVSYGGYWMAQQPTRIATIAIGYGDGYLRGEYNKGFVFIRGQLCPILGRVCMDATMVDVSHIPDVQVGETVDVVNGELDFRISMESVADDHHTIPYELTSRVARRLYRKYFWKNRLVRWDYLKQEFGVQDYKEYPLR, from the coding sequence ATGAAGCTTTTACCGACCCCACCCGACTTGAACCGTATCGCGCGCCCGAACTGGATTGAAATCAATCTTGACGCACTCTGCAACAACATTCAATTCATCCGCAGCCAGATTCCGGCAAACACGAAGATTCTGTTGCCCGTGAAGGCCGACTCCTACGGGCACGGGAGCCTCGCCTGCTCGTTTGCCGCAAAGTTCGGCGGCGCGGACTACCTGGGCGTCGCCCACATCAGCGAGGGCATGCTGCTCCGCCAGTACGGTATGGACTTGCCTATCCTGGTGCTCGGCCCCTGCACTCCAGCAGACTTCGCCTACTTCGTGGAGTTCCAGCTTACTGCTGCCATCACGGACATCCGTACCGCAATGGCGTTCGACCAGTTCCTGAGCGAAACGGGTACGACCTGCAAGGCGCACCTCGCCATCGATACGGGCATGAACCGCTACGGTTTCGATGCCGAGGACTTCAACAACATCCGCGCGGCACTGAGCCTCAAGAGTCTGAAATTCGAGGGGATGTTCACGCACCTCGCCACGGCCGACATGCCGGGGAACCCGAAGACGGATATCCAGATACAGCGATTCACGCGACTCGTGGACGTGCTGGAAGCCGAAGGACTCCGCCCCGAAATCTGCCACTGCAGCAGTTCCGCAGGCACGCTCACGCGCCCCGAAAGCCACTTCGACATGGTACGCCCGGGCCTTGCGCTCTACGGCTACAACTGCATGGGGGCAGCACCCTCCCCGTGGCCCATCAAGCCCGTCATGAAAATCAAGAGCACCATCCGCCACATTCACGACGTGAAGCCCGGCGAGACGGTGAGCTACGGCGGCTACTGGATGGCACAGCAGCCCACCCGCATCGCGACCATCGCCATCGGTTACGGCGACGGCTACCTGCGCGGCGAATACAACAAGGGATTTGTCTTTATCCGCGGGCAGCTGTGCCCGATTCTCGGGCGCGTCTGCATGGACGCGACGATGGTCGACGTGAGCCACATTCCCGACGTGCAGGTCGGCGAAACTGTCGACGTGGTAAACGGCGAGCTCGACTTCCGCATTTCGATGGAAAGTGTCGCCGACGACCACCACACGATTCCGTACGAACTAACAAGCCGCGTGGCGCGCCGCCTGTACCGCAAGTACTTCTGGAAGAACCGCCTGGTGCGCTGGGATTACCTGAAGCAGGAATTCGGCGTGCAGGATTATAAAGAGTACCCGTTACGATAA
- the hisD gene encoding histidinol dehydrogenase — protein sequence MKIVKVTPKSQEIERICGREVAPSKEIHDKVMQILADIKKGGIAKATEYAQKFDGLKGKNIRVPVSAIAKSAAKCPKELQKALKQAIKNVRDFHKNQMEESWLMQGADGVVLGQRIRPMKRVGLYVPGGAGIYPSTVIMNAVPALVAGVEDIVVVTPIKGEINRAVAFVLQELGITEVYHIGGAQAIGLLAYGAKDAKGKTVVERVDKIVGPGNVFAAIAKKEVFGVVDIDMVAGPSEVLVMADNTCDPDFVAADLLSQAEHGSGFEAAICITDNMETAQMISACVDIQVENSPKRELLEKVLGNFGRILVVKDWFDGVEIANRIAPEHLEVMTAEAESMAAQIENAGAVFIGPWSSEPVGDYFAGPNHVLPTNGTGRFFSPLGVYDFLKRMSIIRYSEKAIKKNAKAIAAVATEEGFIHHAAAVLKRL from the coding sequence ATGAAAATTGTAAAGGTTACACCAAAGTCTCAAGAAATTGAACGCATCTGCGGGCGCGAAGTCGCCCCGAGCAAGGAAATTCACGACAAGGTAATGCAGATCCTTGCCGACATCAAGAAGGGTGGCATCGCGAAGGCGACGGAATACGCCCAGAAGTTCGACGGCCTGAAGGGCAAGAACATCCGCGTGCCGGTTTCGGCCATCGCGAAGTCTGCCGCCAAGTGCCCGAAGGAACTGCAGAAGGCGCTGAAGCAGGCCATCAAGAACGTGCGCGACTTCCACAAGAACCAGATGGAAGAATCCTGGCTCATGCAGGGTGCCGACGGCGTCGTGCTCGGCCAGCGTATCCGCCCGATGAAGCGCGTGGGCCTCTATGTGCCGGGTGGTGCGGGCATCTACCCGAGCACCGTCATCATGAACGCGGTCCCGGCTCTCGTTGCCGGCGTGGAAGACATCGTGGTCGTCACTCCTATCAAGGGCGAAATCAACCGCGCAGTCGCATTCGTGCTGCAGGAACTCGGCATTACCGAAGTTTACCACATCGGCGGTGCTCAGGCGATTGGCCTGCTTGCCTATGGCGCGAAGGATGCGAAGGGCAAGACTGTCGTGGAACGTGTCGACAAGATTGTGGGCCCGGGCAACGTGTTTGCGGCAATCGCCAAGAAGGAAGTTTTTGGCGTCGTGGATATCGACATGGTGGCTGGCCCCAGCGAAGTGCTCGTGATGGCCGACAACACCTGCGATCCGGACTTCGTGGCTGCGGACTTGCTTAGCCAGGCGGAACACGGTTCCGGCTTCGAGGCGGCCATCTGCATTACTGACAACATGGAAACCGCCCAGATGATTAGCGCCTGCGTGGATATCCAGGTGGAAAATTCCCCGAAGCGCGAACTCCTCGAGAAGGTGCTCGGCAACTTCGGGCGCATCCTCGTGGTGAAGGACTGGTTCGACGGCGTGGAAATCGCAAACCGCATCGCTCCGGAACACTTGGAAGTCATGACCGCTGAAGCGGAATCCATGGCGGCGCAAATTGAAAATGCGGGTGCCGTGTTTATCGGCCCGTGGTCCAGCGAGCCGGTGGGCGACTACTTCGCGGGCCCGAACCACGTGCTGCCGACAAACGGCACGGGCCGCTTCTTCAGCCCGCTCGGCGTGTACGACTTCCTGAAGCGCATGAGCATCATCCGCTACAGCGAGAAGGCCATCAAGAAGAACGCGAAGGCCATTGCCGCCGTCGCTACCGAAGAAGGCTTTATCCACCACGCCGCCGCGGTGCTCAAGCGCCTCTAA
- the cimA gene encoding citramalate synthase, translating to MKVFLYDTTLRDGNQDRKISLSLADKLQIARILDHFGFDYIEGGWPNPSNPTDEEFFQKIKEVKLKHAKIAAFGSTRRPKVLPEKDPLLQALVKSDAPVKTIFGKSWDLHVTDVIRTTLEENLDMIESTIDYLKDHSEEVIYDAEHFFDGYKANPQYALETLKAAERGRADCIVLCDTNGGTMPWEIEEIIKEVKKSISTPIGIHVHDDSGLGVCNSLFAVKSGATMVQGVVNGYGERCGNANLTTIAADLHFKMGAKFFAAKKIARLRQLSSNVDQIVNLPSDVHAPYVGDAAFAHKGGAHIDGVMKVSRSFEHIDPHAVGNDRVFVTSDQAGGSLVVEKLRAIKPGIDKKDPVVGKLLTLIKERENAGWHFDSAEASFKLLVYRHLGMVQEPFKVLGYRVIEDKTTQGVSVSQATVKLQIGDKISHQVSEGDGPVNALDAALRKALLPFFPNMAKVKLDDYKVRVLGSKVASDATVRVWTTFGDEKGYWNVVGVSSNIIEASWMAFVDGLTYKILVDNKVIESAYKHIDVKSVAVAGQASAAKEEEPAPAKAKKLSARKVRNLADITRRKR from the coding sequence ATGAAAGTTTTTTTATACGATACAACCCTCCGCGACGGTAACCAAGACCGCAAGATAAGCCTTTCTCTCGCCGACAAGCTGCAGATTGCGCGAATTCTTGACCATTTCGGTTTTGACTACATTGAAGGGGGCTGGCCCAATCCGAGCAACCCGACCGACGAGGAATTCTTCCAGAAGATCAAGGAAGTCAAGCTGAAGCACGCGAAGATTGCCGCATTCGGTTCTACGCGCCGCCCGAAGGTGCTGCCCGAGAAGGACCCGCTGCTGCAGGCGCTCGTGAAGTCGGACGCCCCGGTCAAGACGATTTTTGGAAAGAGCTGGGATTTGCATGTCACGGACGTTATCCGCACGACGCTCGAGGAGAACCTCGACATGATCGAGTCTACCATCGACTACCTCAAGGACCATTCCGAGGAGGTGATTTACGATGCGGAACATTTCTTTGACGGCTACAAGGCGAACCCGCAGTATGCTCTCGAGACGTTGAAGGCTGCTGAGCGCGGCCGCGCGGACTGTATTGTACTTTGTGATACCAACGGTGGCACCATGCCGTGGGAAATCGAAGAGATTATCAAGGAAGTCAAGAAGAGCATATCGACTCCGATAGGAATCCATGTCCATGACGATTCTGGCCTGGGCGTGTGCAACAGCCTGTTTGCCGTGAAGAGCGGCGCTACGATGGTGCAGGGCGTGGTGAACGGTTACGGCGAGCGTTGCGGAAACGCGAACCTCACGACCATCGCTGCAGACCTCCATTTCAAGATGGGCGCGAAGTTCTTTGCCGCGAAAAAGATTGCAAGGCTGCGCCAGTTGAGCAGCAACGTGGACCAGATTGTGAACCTGCCGAGCGACGTGCACGCCCCGTACGTGGGCGATGCGGCGTTTGCGCACAAGGGCGGTGCCCACATTGACGGCGTGATGAAGGTGAGCCGCAGTTTCGAGCATATCGACCCGCATGCCGTGGGCAACGACCGCGTGTTCGTCACGAGCGACCAGGCGGGTGGTTCCCTCGTGGTGGAAAAGCTCAGGGCCATCAAGCCGGGCATCGACAAGAAGGACCCGGTGGTGGGCAAGCTGCTCACGCTCATCAAGGAACGCGAGAACGCGGGCTGGCATTTCGACAGCGCCGAGGCGAGCTTCAAGCTGCTCGTGTACCGCCACTTGGGCATGGTGCAGGAGCCGTTCAAGGTTCTGGGTTACCGCGTCATCGAAGACAAGACCACTCAGGGCGTTTCCGTTTCGCAGGCGACTGTCAAGCTCCAGATTGGCGACAAGATAAGCCATCAGGTGAGCGAGGGCGATGGCCCGGTGAACGCTCTCGACGCGGCTCTCCGCAAGGCCTTGCTCCCGTTCTTCCCGAACATGGCGAAGGTCAAACTCGACGACTACAAGGTGCGCGTGCTCGGGAGCAAGGTGGCATCTGACGCTACCGTGCGCGTGTGGACGACGTTTGGCGACGAGAAGGGCTACTGGAACGTGGTCGGCGTCTCGAGCAATATCATCGAGGCCTCCTGGATGGCGTTCGTGGACGGGCTCACGTACAAGATTCTCGTGGACAACAAGGTCATCGAGAGCGCGTACAAGCATATCGACGTGAAGTCGGTTGCGGTTGCGGGGCAGGCAAGCGCCGCGAAGGAAGAGGAACCCGCTCCGGCGAAGGCCAAGAAGTTGAGTGCCCGCAAGGTGAGGAACCTCGCCGATATCACGAGACGTAAAAGATGA
- a CDS encoding TIGR02147 family protein, producing the protein MKPIVEYQDYHLLIKDFYKERKRCSAFSWREFARTAGFSSSTYLRLVSESKSNLSRVTIERVASAMGLAGYEVTYFRALVNFNNAKTDASKLYFLKEMQSIATEHKVRIVDKDAIEFYDGWKNSVIRELAPLMPGATPGKIASACCNKISAADVLQSLSFLMRCDFLKRTDVGNYVQTKTSVSASREGLALAVRSMQREMLGLAAESIDRFSPEERSISGVTLGVNRECYERIAQEIDLCRRKVIAIAAECEEIDQIYRLNLQFFPLTWNLKRLKETKDE; encoded by the coding sequence ATGAAACCGATTGTTGAGTATCAGGATTATCATCTCCTTATTAAGGATTTTTACAAAGAGCGCAAGCGCTGTTCTGCCTTTTCCTGGCGTGAATTCGCTCGAACCGCCGGTTTCTCGTCTTCCACTTATTTGAGATTGGTAAGTGAATCTAAGAGCAATTTGAGTCGTGTGACAATTGAGCGCGTAGCATCCGCGATGGGGCTTGCCGGTTATGAAGTTACGTATTTTCGCGCTCTTGTCAATTTCAATAATGCGAAGACCGATGCATCCAAATTGTATTTTCTGAAAGAGATGCAGTCGATTGCCACGGAGCACAAGGTGCGTATAGTAGACAAGGATGCCATCGAATTCTATGACGGGTGGAAAAATTCGGTGATTCGCGAACTTGCTCCATTGATGCCCGGTGCGACTCCGGGAAAAATAGCCTCGGCTTGCTGCAACAAGATCTCTGCGGCAGATGTGTTGCAATCTCTTTCGTTCCTAATGCGGTGTGACTTTCTAAAGAGAACGGATGTTGGAAATTATGTCCAAACGAAAACGTCAGTTTCTGCATCCAGGGAAGGTCTCGCGCTTGCAGTGCGTTCTATGCAGCGGGAGATGCTTGGGCTTGCCGCAGAATCTATTGACCGCTTTTCTCCGGAAGAACGAAGTATATCGGGCGTTACGCTGGGCGTAAACAGGGAATGTTATGAACGCATTGCTCAGGAAATTGATTTATGTCGCCGGAAGGTTATTGCGATTGCTGCGGAGTGTGAAGAAATTGACCAAATCTACCGGTTGAATTTACAGTTTTTTCCGTTGACGTGGAACTTGAAAAGATTAAAGGAGACCAAAGATGAATAA
- a CDS encoding nucleoside monophosphate kinase — MAKIPAVLIFGAPGSGKGTVGAKLAATTSLKHISTGDIFRGIAPSSESGKLLASYSSKGLLVPDEATVEIFGRFIEGLINTNKVNPDKDTLLLDGIPRTVAQVKLIESVVDVKHIFVLDIKDEKTIVARLLNRAKIEGRKDDADEAVIKNRLKVYKESTAKVLGKYSKSIISRINGDNTPDEVFCDTLAAYVKFCKASAKKPAAKKCGCKKACKKAK; from the coding sequence ATGGCTAAAATTCCTGCAGTTCTTATCTTCGGCGCACCGGGTTCCGGCAAGGGTACCGTCGGCGCGAAGCTCGCTGCTACCACTTCCCTCAAGCACATTTCCACGGGCGACATCTTCCGTGGCATTGCTCCTTCCAGCGAATCCGGCAAGCTCCTCGCTTCTTACTCCAGCAAGGGCCTCTTGGTTCCGGACGAAGCCACTGTCGAAATTTTCGGCCGCTTCATCGAAGGCCTCATCAATACGAACAAGGTAAACCCGGATAAGGATACCCTCCTCCTCGACGGTATTCCCCGCACGGTTGCCCAGGTCAAGCTCATCGAATCCGTCGTCGACGTGAAGCACATTTTTGTGCTCGACATCAAGGACGAGAAGACCATCGTGGCCCGCCTCCTGAACCGCGCCAAGATCGAAGGCCGCAAGGACGACGCCGACGAAGCCGTTATCAAGAACCGCCTCAAGGTGTACAAGGAATCCACCGCCAAGGTGCTCGGCAAGTACAGCAAGTCCATCATCAGCCGCATCAACGGCGACAACACCCCGGACGAAGTGTTCTGCGACACCCTCGCTGCCTACGTGAAGTTCTGCAAGGCTTCTGCCAAGAAGCCCGCTGCCAAGAAGTGCGGCTGCAAGAAGGCTTGCAAGAAAGCCAAGTAA
- a CDS encoding ATP-dependent Clp protease ATP-binding subunit, which yields MADNNGIFSAKAKAVLQAARMAARNLGSDCVSTEHLLLGLVREDSGFAVETLKALRINLVDLSEDIQRSLSSNGGLMTIGGNPRDGLLQFTVRAKAVLFNAAKIAKEEGDQYIGPEHLMLAILQQVDSPAVGILSTYNITYENFQQTLDQLKHSGDGNAPQDIPEEGPRQQQGGREMRGGSKSKTPILDHFGRDLTAMARAGKLDPIIGRESEIERLIQILCRRKKNNPALIGEPGVGKTAIIEGLAQKIVQKKIPDLLVNKRVVTLDVAAMVAGTKYRGQFEERMKGLIMELQRVSNSVILFIDELHTIVGAGGAEGSLDASNIFKPALARGELQCIGATTIDEYRKYIEKDAALERRFQTILVNPPNSEDSIQILEGLRPKYEQHHKVHYTPEAIRAAVTLAERYISERFLPDKAIDVLDETGARVKLNSIKVPQDLLDMESELAEVLSKKEEAVANQDYENAAKCRAREEELQSSIAERRKQLQEEGQETPVVDESDIRDCISKMTGIPVSRLGGEETQKLLHLGEEIKQRIIGQDAAVDAIVKSIRRTRAGIRSSKRPMGSFLFLGPTGVGKTELAKVLSLSLFGSEESMIRIDMSEYMEKHSVSRLIGAPPGYVGFEEGGGQLTEKVRKKPYSVVLLDEIEKAHPDIYNILLQILDDGILTDSYGRKINFKNTIIIMTSNAGAREVRHSGGMGFTKEGETDDYERMENAIREEVKRVFSPEFLNRIDEQIVFRALSKKDLVSVVDIQMGFLQKNISDRGILLEISQEAKEFIVNNNYDSTLGARPIRRSIQNLVEDAIAEGLLLGTLTDFSTISIGVENGKLSFKCEKIQS from the coding sequence AAGGCCGTGCTCCAGGCCGCCCGCATGGCGGCGCGCAACCTCGGGAGCGACTGCGTTTCGACCGAGCACCTGCTCCTGGGCCTCGTGCGCGAGGATTCGGGCTTTGCGGTAGAGACCCTCAAGGCGCTCCGGATTAACCTCGTGGACCTGAGCGAGGATATCCAGCGTTCGCTCTCCTCGAACGGCGGGCTCATGACCATCGGCGGCAACCCGCGCGATGGCCTGTTGCAGTTTACGGTTCGCGCGAAGGCGGTGCTTTTCAATGCTGCAAAAATCGCGAAGGAAGAAGGCGACCAGTATATCGGCCCCGAACACCTGATGCTCGCGATTCTCCAGCAGGTAGATTCCCCTGCGGTTGGAATCCTTTCCACATACAACATAACGTACGAAAATTTCCAGCAGACGCTCGACCAGCTCAAGCATAGCGGCGACGGCAACGCCCCGCAGGATATCCCCGAAGAGGGACCGCGCCAGCAGCAGGGCGGGCGCGAGATGCGCGGCGGTTCCAAGTCCAAGACCCCGATTCTCGACCACTTCGGGCGCGACCTCACCGCGATGGCGCGTGCGGGCAAGCTCGACCCGATTATCGGGCGCGAATCCGAAATCGAGCGCCTCATCCAGATTCTCTGCCGCCGCAAGAAGAACAACCCGGCGCTCATTGGCGAACCCGGCGTGGGCAAGACCGCGATTATCGAGGGCCTCGCGCAGAAGATTGTGCAGAAGAAGATTCCCGACCTGCTCGTGAACAAGCGCGTCGTGACGCTCGACGTGGCGGCGATGGTCGCCGGTACCAAGTACCGCGGCCAGTTCGAGGAACGCATGAAGGGCCTCATCATGGAACTCCAGCGCGTGAGCAACTCCGTGATTCTTTTCATCGACGAACTCCACACCATCGTGGGTGCAGGCGGTGCGGAAGGCAGCCTCGATGCGAGCAATATTTTCAAACCCGCGCTTGCGCGTGGTGAACTGCAGTGCATAGGTGCGACGACGATTGACGAATACCGCAAGTACATCGAGAAGGATGCTGCACTCGAGCGCCGCTTCCAGACGATTCTCGTGAATCCGCCTAATTCTGAAGATTCCATCCAGATTCTTGAGGGGCTGCGCCCGAAGTACGAGCAGCACCACAAGGTGCACTACACGCCCGAGGCCATCCGTGCCGCGGTGACGCTTGCCGAACGCTACATCAGCGAGCGTTTTTTGCCGGATAAGGCAATCGACGTGCTCGACGAGACGGGCGCGCGCGTGAAGCTCAATTCCATCAAGGTCCCGCAGGACCTGCTCGACATGGAATCTGAACTTGCCGAAGTCCTTTCGAAGAAGGAAGAGGCGGTCGCGAACCAGGATTACGAGAATGCGGCCAAGTGCCGTGCCCGCGAGGAGGAACTCCAGAGTTCCATCGCGGAACGCAGGAAGCAGCTGCAGGAAGAAGGGCAGGAGACCCCTGTCGTGGACGAGAGCGACATCCGCGACTGCATCAGCAAGATGACGGGCATTCCCGTGAGCCGCCTCGGCGGCGAAGAGACGCAGAAACTCCTGCACCTCGGCGAAGAAATCAAGCAGCGCATTATCGGGCAGGACGCCGCGGTCGATGCGATTGTCAAGTCCATCCGCCGTACGCGTGCGGGCATCCGCAGCAGCAAGCGCCCGATGGGCAGTTTCCTCTTCCTCGGGCCTACCGGCGTGGGCAAGACGGAACTTGCGAAGGTGCTGAGCCTCTCGCTGTTCGGGAGCGAGGAATCCATGATCCGCATCGACATGAGCGAGTACATGGAAAAGCACAGCGTTTCCCGCCTTATCGGTGCTCCTCCGGGATACGTGGGCTTCGAGGAAGGCGGCGGACAGCTCACCGAGAAGGTGCGCAAGAAACCCTATTCCGTGGTGCTCCTCGACGAAATCGAGAAGGCGCATCCGGATATCTACAACATCCTGCTCCAGATTCTCGACGACGGCATCCTTACCGACAGTTACGGCCGCAAGATCAACTTCAAGAACACCATCATCATTATGACGAGTAACGCGGGTGCGCGCGAAGTGCGCCACAGCGGCGGCATGGGGTTCACCAAGGAAGGGGAGACCGATGACTACGAGCGCATGGAAAACGCCATCCGCGAAGAGGTCAAGCGCGTGTTCTCTCCGGAATTCCTGAACCGCATCGACGAGCAGATAGTGTTCCGTGCCTTGAGCAAGAAGGACCTCGTCTCCGTCGTGGACATCCAGATGGGGTTCCTCCAGAAGAACATTTCCGATCGCGGAATCCTGCTGGAAATCAGCCAGGAGGCGAAGGAATTTATCGTGAACAACAATTACGATTCCACCCTGGGGGCGCGACCCATCCGCCGTTCCATCCAGAACCTCGTGGAAGACGCGATTGCCGAAGGGCTCCTGCTCGGTACCCTCACGGACTTCTCCACGATAAGCATCGGCGTCGAAAACGGCAAGCTCAGTTTCAAGTGCGAGAAGATTCAGTCATAA